The genome window CACAAATTCCACGAATATTTTCACGAATAAACACAACGCGATTAAACGGTTTGTTATTTCGACGAAGGAGATTTAACCATTAAGTTTTAGTTAAGTGGTTAAGATTATTAAGATAGATCTTCACTCTGCTTTGCTGCGTTCTGAGTGACACAGCGTACAAAATGATTATATAAAAAAGAATCGGCGCGGTGACCAAAGGTCACCGCGCCGAAACACAATATTATTTAAAACTAAATTATTTCTTTTCAGTTTCTGTAACTTCTTTTTTGTCAGCTGTAGCTTTGTCTCCAAATCTAGTTGCTGTAAACTCTCTAGAGATCGCTGCTTTTTCAAATTTCAGTTTCCCGGAAAGCGTTTCAATAACAACTCCGTCTTCCTGAATCTGAGCAATTCTTCCGTGAAGACCAGAAGTAAGTACTACTCTGCTTCCCACTTTCAGATCTTCCTGAAATTTTTTCTCCTGCTTCTGTTTTTTCATCTGAGGTCTGATCATCAGAAAATAAAATCCAACAACCATTACTCCCATCATCATCAACATTGTAGTTGAATTTCCCTGAGCAGGTGCTTGTAAAAATAATGTTAACATATTCATTTAATTATGGTTGAATATTAGCATTGAATGTCAATTTTATCGGCGCTTTTTCTACGTTTGCAAAAACATCAGCATATTTTTGTACGCTTCCGTCGAAGTTTGTAGAATCAAAACTCAAAGTAATTTTACCTTTTTTACCCGGCATAATCGGATCTTTTGTAAATTCAGGAGCAGTACATCCGCATCCAGGCTTTACTTCAGAGATAATTAATGGGTTTGTACCTGTATTGGTTACTTCGTAAACGTGGTTTACTTTTGCACCTTTTTTAATCGTTCCAAAATCGAAATTGCTTTCAGATAATGCAATTGTTGTCGTAGGCTGGTTAGATTTTACAGGTGCTGCAGCTTCAGTTCCGGCAACAGCAGGAGTTACAGGTGCAGCTGTAGAATCAGTTGAAGGTGCTGCAGGTGCATTGGTAGAATCTACACCGATTACTTCTGCATTTTGCACTTCTTTATTTTCTTCTTTTTTACAAGAAACCAATCCTAATCCGATTACAGACAAAGCAATAATTGATAATGTCTTTTTCATATTAAATTAATTTTTAATTTATATTCTATTTAAATCTTTACAATATTTATCTAAAATACCGTTGATGAATATGTTTGAACGATCCGTAGCAAATACTTTTGCAATCTCGATATATTCATTAATAATAACTCTTGAAGGGGTAAAAGGAAAATTGTCAAGTTCTGAAATAGCAGTCGTTAAAATAACTTTATCCATCAATGCCACTCTCTCCAAATCCCAGTTTTCAAGACGCTCAGAAAGTTTTTTCTCATTGGTTTCCCAGTTATTCAACGTATCTCTAAGAAGTTTGCTTGCGAAAGTTTTGTCTTCTTCATCTTTAATCATTTTAATTAAAGTGCGGCTTTCTTCATCTTCTTTCAAAAATCCGATTGTTTTTTGAACCATCGAATTTGCAATGTGAATATCATCTGACCAGGTCAATTCTCTATCGCTGATATAATCATGAAAATCATCATTTTCGGCAACATATCTTAAAAATAACTTTCCGATAAATTTCTGATCATCTTCAAAAGAATAACCATCTTCCTTCATAAAATCCTGATAACGTTTTCCGGCAGTCATACGCTGGAAAGTTTTCACCAACATATCATCGTGCAAGTCCCACTTCAAATCTTTATGTTGACCAGAGAAAAATAATCTCTCAGGGTTTTCATCAAGTTTTTTTAAAACCTGATTGTTGATAAATTTTTGATTGGGATTGACATCTGAATCAGTTTTAAAATACTTGTTTTTACCAATTTCCATTTGATTTTCTGCAAGATCCTTCAGACCTACCAAAAAATTCAACTGAAAAATATAGAGATTATAGATTTTCTCTATTCCCGAAAACATGTTTTTTTCTAACACATCAAATTTTATCGGATTTTGGTAGTACGAATACACGGATTCTACTACTTTTTCACGGATTTGTCTTCTTCCTAACATTCAAAGAGCTTTTTATGGGTGCAAAGATATGAAATTTAAAATTTATGAAATTCTCAGTCTGCTTCAATTTTTGTAATTTTGTGAAACTTTATGAAAGCACTCAAAACTCTGAACCCTTACTTTTGGAAGCACAAAATATTATTGTTTTGGGGGTTACTCTTCATCATCGCCAGTAATTTTTTTAACATCTATAAAGTACAGTTTGTCGGAAAATCAGTTGACGAATTGACGAAACACGGAAATCTGGGCTTTAATAAACAGGTTTTAATTTACGTTGCCATTATTGTTGGCTGTTCACTTCTCACAGGATTTTTTACTTTTATGATGCGACAGACCATCATTGTTGCATCAAGAAGGATTGAATATGAGCTGAAAAATAAAATCTACAGACATTATCAGGATTTATCGCTTACAGATTATAAGCAGACAACCATTGGAGACTTAATGAACCGATTAAGTGAAGATATTGTTGCCGTAAGAATGTATTTGGGACCGGGTGTAATGTACGTTGTTAATCTCGTTGTATTACTATTGATTACCAGTTTTTATATGATTAAAACGGATGCATCGATGACGGTTTGGACGTTGTTGCCGCTTCCTATCTTGTCTTACATCATATTTAAAGTAAGCTCGATTATCAATAAAAAATCAAAAGTGATGCAGAAAAGCCAGTCTGCCATTTCCACTTTTGTACAGGATAGTTTTTCAGGAATACGAGTGATAAAATACTTTGCAAAAGAAAAATATATTCAAAAAAATTACGGTATTAAAGTAAGTGATTACCAAGACAAAGCTTTAGATTTAGCAAAAACAGAAGCCTATTTCTTTACCATCATTTTATTTGTAATCGGACTATTGAATGTTGCAGTTATTTTAATTGGCGGGCAAAAATATATTGCAGGCGAACTTACAGTCGGGAAAATTGCAGATTTCTTTATGTACATCAACATTTTGATCTGGCCGTTTTCAATGGTAGGTTGGGTAACTTCAATCAATCAAAGAGCGGAAGCTTCAATGCAAAGAATTAATGAATTTTTGGAAAAACAGTCTGAGATTTACAATAAGAACTTTGAAAATTATCCTATTAAAGGAGATATTGAATTTAGAAATGTATCTTATGTTTATCCAAATACGGGAATTAAGGCACTAGACAATTTAAGTTTTAAAATTGAAGCCGGAAAATCTTTAGCCATCATGGGGAAAACCGGTAGCGGAAAATCGACCATTGCTTTACTTCTATGCAGATTGATTGATCCTACTGAAGGCGAAATTTTGATTGACGGTAAAAATTTAAAAGATCACAATCTGGAAAACTACAGAAATTTCATCGGATACATTCCGCAGGAAAGCTATCTTTTTTCAGATTCTATTGAGCATAATATCGGATTTTCTATCGACAATCCTACTCACGAGAAAGTAGTAGAATATTCTAAAATTGCAGACGTACACAAAAATATTGTTGAGTTTAAAGAACAGTATAAAACAATGGTAGGAGAACGTGGAGTAATGCTTTCGGGAGGTCAGAAACAAAGAATCTGTATTGCAAGAGCGTTAATAAAAGACCCGAATATCATTATTTTTGATGATTCTTTATCCGCTTTAGATACAGAAACCGAACAGAATATCCTTGAAAATATTGACTCTAAAATCAATAACGCAACTTCCATAATCATCACACATAGAGAGTCTAGTGCACAAAGAGCTGACAAAATTCTTAATCTTAGCGAAATTACCAATTCTGCAACTGCATAGTCAAAACATTTGGAATTGTTAAATAAATCATAAAAAAAATTTTGTGATTAAAAGAAATATTTTATATTTGTTCTTAACAAGATTAAAAAAATATCTAATAATGAGTGAATACAAGGAACGCCATGAAAATGAAATTTTCACTAAGGTGTTAAAAGCGGGGAGAAGAACTTATTTCTTTGATGTGCGCGAGACTAAAGCAGGAGATTATTATCTTACGATTACCGAAAGCAAAAAGAATTTCGGAGAGAATGGAGAAGCTACATTCGAGAAGCATAAAATTTATCTTTACAAAGAAGATTTTAAGAGTTTTCAGGAGATGTTTAATGAGTCCACAGATTTCATCATTAACGAAAAAGGTGAGGATGTTATTTCAGAAAAGCATGATAAAGATTTCAAAAGCAGAACTTACACTATAGATTCTGACGACGAAGTTTAAATCAAAACATATCTAAAAAAACACAAGCATCTGAAAAAGGATGCTTTTTTTATGGCTATATTCTCACTTTTTGGGAGGATACAATATTCCATTTTTAAATAAAAAAAACACATTTTCAAAAAGAAAATGTGTTTAATGTGGGTGAATGAGGGGTCTCGAACCCCCGACCTCCGGAACCACAATCCGGCGCTCTAACCAACTGAGCTACAATCACCGTTTTTGGTGGTGCAAATATAGGAAAGAATTTTTAATTACCAAACAATTCCATCAAAATTTTTCAAAGCAATTAACTTCTCAGACGTAAATCCCTCAGCATAAGTAACTCCCGAGAGTCTTCCTAAATCCTGAGCACGGTAAGTTAAGCTTTCATAAAAATCTTTTGATGTAATCGGAGTTTCTGGTTCTTTAGAAGTTGGATCATAAAACTGAGTTTTAAATGCCATACATGCTTCTAGTTTTTTATCAAGATGTTCTGAGATATCAATCACAAATTCCGACTGAATATGTTTCCACTGGATATAATGGAAAATTTGCTTAGGTCTCCACACTTCCTGAATTTCACCGTTTAAAACAGTTTCAATTTTTCTTAATCCGGCCAAAAAGCACGCATCTGACACTAATTTCGCTGCTTTTGCGTGATCTGGATGTCTATCATCAATCGCATTGGCCAAAACGATTTCTGGCCTATATTTACGGATCATTTTTACAATCTCCATTTGATATTCTTCAGAATTGACAAGGAAACCATCTTTTAATCCTAAATTTTCTCTTTCAGCTACTCCCAAAATTTTGGCAGCTTCAGTTGCTTCCTCTTTTCTTGTCTGGTCGGTTCCTCTTGTTCCAAGTTCTCCTTTTGTTAAATCAACAATAACGCAGGTTTTTCCTTCCGAAATTAATTTAGCTATTGTTCCGCCACATCCCAATTCCACATCATCCGGATGAGCTCCAAAAGCAAGTATATCTGTTTTCATATTTTTGATAATAATTTAAATGATGCTATCGCTTTCAAAGTTCGACTTCATCAATTCAAAGATAAGGTTTAAACAAAAACTTCCCAAACATTACGAATGGGAAGTTTTTATATGAATAATTTAAATTTTAAATTACTTATTGATTTCTGCATTTAGTTTTACAGCATCCTGATAAGAAGGGTCTAATTGTAAAGATTTTGCAACATAATCTTTTGCTTTTGCTAGATCTTTATCTTTCTCAAGATATGCTACTGCAAAATATGCGTAAGCAAGAGTTTGCTTGTTAGCTTCCACTTCTGTAGGTTTTACGGTAGCAATAAATTTCTCATAAGAAACTTTTGCAGTCTCATTATTTCCTTTCTGTTGGTATGCATATCCTTGACTGTAATAAGCAGGTGCCCAATCAGGCAATAAACTACTCATTTTTTGCCAAGCTAAGATTGCTCCATCCCAGTTTTTTACATCCTGATAAGCATTTGCTAATTTATACAATGCATCGGAGCTTTCAGGATTGGCAGCTACTTCTTTTCTTGCAACTTCTACTTCCGGAGAAGTTGGTCCTGCATTAATACTTGACTGCGTTGCACCTCCACCATTGATTTTAATCATTTCCAAATCCCATTTCAATGTTTGGTCTTTAGCAGCTTTCGCAATAGCAATTTTTTGTTGAGATTCAGCTTGCAAGGCAGCTTTTTTAGCTGCATCTGTTTCAGTTTTAGCCAAACCAGCAGCGATTAACCCCATCAATCCTTGATCTGCAGGTTGAACTCTTGATTTTTCAGCTTTAGATACGAAAGAATCCATATTTTGTTTTGCCTCAGCATATTGACCGTCTGCATAATTCACATATGATCTCAATTTGAACTTAATAGGATCGTCAATCTTATCAAAGATTTTATCTAAAATTGCTTTTGAATTTGCATAATCTTCATTAGTGAAATACAATTTTGCAATCTCCAATTGAGTATAAGGATCTTCATCTGCATATTTTGTATAATTAATCAAATCCTGAGTTGCCTTTGCATTCTCCTGATATTTGATATCATAAGCAGCCAATGCTTTGTATGCCGGTGCATAGGTAGGATCAGTCGAAATTGCTTTATCAATACTTGTTTTAGCTTGTTGCCACTGTTGAGCCGCCATCCATAAAGTTCCAATTCTTGTATATACTGAAGCTTTATTTTTTGCTAATGGTAATGCGTTGTCATAGGCAGTCATCGCATCTCCAGGAACTCTTTTCAGTCTGTATGCGTCCCCTAAAGTATAGTAATAATACGCAGGAACTTCTTTTCTAGAAGCTCTTTCAATAGCTTTATTCAAAAATTGAACTGCTAAATCCGGAGAGTTATTCTTTTCAAATAAGGTCAATGCTTCAGCTGCTCTAAACAATACCGCAGCATCTTTTTCTCTAGAATCTGAAACAATCTTTTGGATCTCTGCAATAGCAGATTTATCACCTTTACCAAGCTTAACTGTAGCTAAACCAATTTGATTTAAATAGCTTTTTTTATCTGCAGCTAAACCTTTATTAAAGTTCTCTGTAGCCTGAGCGAAATCTGGTTCACCCTGTCTTAAAAAAGTATTTCCTAGGTAGAAATAATTTTCTGCTGTAGGTTCTTTTGCAATCATAGACGTGAAATTGGTTTTCGCAGCAGCAAACTTATCGCTATCCATGCTGTTAATACCATCCTGCAATGTCTGTGCAAAGGCAAAATTGGTAAAAAATACCACTGATGCTCCTAAAGCAATCTTCTTTACATTCATAATCATTATATCTTTCATTATTATTTTTAAATCTGTATTCTTAAAAACCGAATTACAAATACACAATTTTCAGACCAATATAATAAAATCGGTTTGAAACGAGGTATTTTTTAATATTTTTTAACGCATCTGTACTTGTCTCGGATAAATATTATAAGGTTGTAATCCTTCTTTTTGAACGATTTTCTGCCCCAAATGAGTACAAGAATATCTTATAAACCCATTTGCAATATTAAACCCACCCTCGTTGGTAAGAAAATATAATACTCTTGTGAAGGGATATTTCATCTCGCGAAGACCGCTAAAATCTGGAGAATAAGATTGACCTGCACTTACAACAGGAAGAATTTTTATCATTCCTCTTAATTTCTCAGTTTCTTTATCATAAGGTCTGCTGATTGTGTTTAAGCCGATTACCCCTATTTTATTAGGGTATTTATTTAATTCTTCGATAACATTTACACTCCCAGGAATAATTGAAAATTTCAAATCTTTAGGAAGTTTCTTCAATTTTTGAGCTACAAAGTTTAGATTACTTGAATTTGTTCCGTCAAATACAAAATTCTTATCATCCGACTGCAAGCCTGAAGTGATTTCTTCCATTGTAATACTTGATTTTTCAGAATTTTTCGGAACAAAAAATACTACAGCATCTGCAGCAAAGTTTGCAGGCTCGATTTTCATATCAACTTTATCTTCGTAGGCTTTAATCTCTTCAGGAGATAATGTCTTAGACATCACCGCAATTCTTGCTTTATTATTCAGCAAATCAAGAAACCCCAGATCTTCTTTTTGTGTAACCACTTTTATTTTAGTATCAGGATAGCTAATCATATAGCCTTCTGCTAAAGCTTCTGTAACACTTTTAAAAGATTCATCCGTTAAAATTATCATTTCACCTTTGTTATATGAAACGGTGCTTTCTTCTTTTTTTGAACAGCTTATCAACAAACCTGTGAAGAAAATCATTGAAAAAACAGCACTAAACTTCATCTTCGTCTGTATTTCTGAATTTTGATATTACTCTCCAAATTCTGAAGATTCCGTAAAGTATTAATACCGCTCCTAGGGAGTATGCATATATAGGCTCGAGAAATTTGTAAATCATCATTACGATACCTAAGACTACGTAACAAATTCCTGCGACCAAGGATAACCAATTGAACATCATACAACAAAAATATTAAAAAAAATAAAAAGAGAAGCATAAGCTTCTCTTTTTTAATTATTATGAAACAAATTCTTATTCAAAATTTAATTTCATAGGCATTCTAAATCTATATCTAACAGACTGACCATTAATCTTAGCCGGTGCCCATTTTGTTTTAATAGATTTTACAGTTCTTACAGCTTCAGAATTAAAGTCAGGATTTTTACCATTCACTTTAATGTCTGTAATACTACCATCTCTTTCTACAACGAAAGTAATCTCACCACTCACTGTTCCTTCTGCTTCTACAGAAGATGAATCGAAGTTACCAATTACTTTATTTCTAAACGCATTGATACCTCCTGGATATTCTGCAGTTTGCTCCACCTCACTATATACTTGCGTATCACTTACCTGAGGCTTAACTTCAGCTGTTGAGGCTTTAGTTCCTGTAGATGGCGGTGGCGGTGGTGGTGTATAAGCAGGAGCTTTTACCCCTTCTTGAGCTACCAAACCTGTAGTAGTTTCTAATTGCTTAGAAATTGGTGGTGGTGGTGTCTCAATTTTAGGAGCTTTCACCGGTTCCGGAACTACGTTTTGGATAATTTCAATTTTCTCTTCTTCCACTGGCGGTGGTGGTGGCGGTGGTTCTTCTTCTTTTGGCTGCTCGATGATAGGATCTTCTTCGATAATTTCAACCAAATCAGATTTCACCTCTACAGCTTCCTTTTCATTCATACTCTTAATAGTCATATAAATAAAAGGAGATAAAGCAGTCACCAAGAATAATCCTGTACCGATGATAAAAGACTTTGTCAGTAATCTAGGATACTGATGTCTTAGATCGTAAGCACCATATTCTTTATTTCTATT of Chryseobacterium scophthalmum contains these proteins:
- the yajC gene encoding preprotein translocase subunit YajC; amino-acid sequence: MNMLTLFLQAPAQGNSTTMLMMMGVMVVGFYFLMIRPQMKKQKQEKKFQEDLKVGSRVVLTSGLHGRIAQIQEDGVVIETLSGKLKFEKAAISREFTATRFGDKATADKKEVTETEKK
- the bshB1 gene encoding bacillithiol biosynthesis deacetylase BshB1 yields the protein MKTDILAFGAHPDDVELGCGGTIAKLISEGKTCVIVDLTKGELGTRGTDQTRKEEATEAAKILGVAERENLGLKDGFLVNSEEYQMEIVKMIRKYRPEIVLANAIDDRHPDHAKAAKLVSDACFLAGLRKIETVLNGEIQEVWRPKQIFHYIQWKHIQSEFVIDISEHLDKKLEACMAFKTQFYDPTSKEPETPITSKDFYESLTYRAQDLGRLSGVTYAEGFTSEKLIALKNFDGIVW
- a CDS encoding C4-dicarboxylate ABC transporter gives rise to the protein MMFNWLSLVAGICYVVLGIVMMIYKFLEPIYAYSLGAVLILYGIFRIWRVISKFRNTDEDEV
- a CDS encoding ABC transporter ATP-binding protein; the protein is MKALKTLNPYFWKHKILLFWGLLFIIASNFFNIYKVQFVGKSVDELTKHGNLGFNKQVLIYVAIIVGCSLLTGFFTFMMRQTIIVASRRIEYELKNKIYRHYQDLSLTDYKQTTIGDLMNRLSEDIVAVRMYLGPGVMYVVNLVVLLLITSFYMIKTDASMTVWTLLPLPILSYIIFKVSSIINKKSKVMQKSQSAISTFVQDSFSGIRVIKYFAKEKYIQKNYGIKVSDYQDKALDLAKTEAYFFTIILFVIGLLNVAVILIGGQKYIAGELTVGKIADFFMYINILIWPFSMVGWVTSINQRAEASMQRINEFLEKQSEIYNKNFENYPIKGDIEFRNVSYVYPNTGIKALDNLSFKIEAGKSLAIMGKTGSGKSTIALLLCRLIDPTEGEILIDGKNLKDHNLENYRNFIGYIPQESYLFSDSIEHNIGFSIDNPTHEKVVEYSKIADVHKNIVEFKEQYKTMVGERGVMLSGGQKQRICIARALIKDPNIIIFDDSLSALDTETEQNILENIDSKINNATSIIITHRESSAQRADKILNLSEITNSATA
- a CDS encoding energy transducer TonB, whose product is MADENIYSQNLTLDEIVFENRNKEYGAYDLRHQYPRLLTKSFIIGTGLFLVTALSPFIYMTIKSMNEKEAVEVKSDLVEIIEEDPIIEQPKEEEPPPPPPPVEEEKIEIIQNVVPEPVKAPKIETPPPPISKQLETTTGLVAQEGVKAPAYTPPPPPPSTGTKASTAEVKPQVSDTQVYSEVEQTAEYPGGINAFRNKVIGNFDSSSVEAEGTVSGEITFVVERDGSITDIKVNGKNPDFNSEAVRTVKSIKTKWAPAKINGQSVRYRFRMPMKLNFE
- a CDS encoding PstS family phosphate ABC transporter substrate-binding protein; this translates as MKFSAVFSMIFFTGLLISCSKKEESTVSYNKGEMIILTDESFKSVTEALAEGYMISYPDTKIKVVTQKEDLGFLDLLNNKARIAVMSKTLSPEEIKAYEDKVDMKIEPANFAADAVVFFVPKNSEKSSITMEEITSGLQSDDKNFVFDGTNSSNLNFVAQKLKKLPKDLKFSIIPGSVNVIEELNKYPNKIGVIGLNTISRPYDKETEKLRGMIKILPVVSAGQSYSPDFSGLREMKYPFTRVLYFLTNEGGFNIANGFIRYSCTHLGQKIVQKEGLQPYNIYPRQVQMR
- a CDS encoding DUF1573 domain-containing protein; translated protein: MKKTLSIIALSVIGLGLVSCKKEENKEVQNAEVIGVDSTNAPAAPSTDSTAAPVTPAVAGTEAAAPVKSNQPTTTIALSESNFDFGTIKKGAKVNHVYEVTNTGTNPLIISEVKPGCGCTAPEFTKDPIMPGKKGKITLSFDSTNFDGSVQKYADVFANVEKAPIKLTFNANIQP
- the nusB gene encoding transcription antitermination factor NusB, producing the protein MLGRRQIREKVVESVYSYYQNPIKFDVLEKNMFSGIEKIYNLYIFQLNFLVGLKDLAENQMEIGKNKYFKTDSDVNPNQKFINNQVLKKLDENPERLFFSGQHKDLKWDLHDDMLVKTFQRMTAGKRYQDFMKEDGYSFEDDQKFIGKLFLRYVAENDDFHDYISDRELTWSDDIHIANSMVQKTIGFLKEDEESRTLIKMIKDEEDKTFASKLLRDTLNNWETNEKKLSERLENWDLERVALMDKVILTTAISELDNFPFTPSRVIINEYIEIAKVFATDRSNIFINGILDKYCKDLNRI
- a CDS encoding DUF3276 family protein; translated protein: MSEYKERHENEIFTKVLKAGRRTYFFDVRETKAGDYYLTITESKKNFGENGEATFEKHKIYLYKEDFKSFQEMFNESTDFIINEKGEDVISEKHDKDFKSRTYTIDSDDEV
- a CDS encoding tetratricopeptide repeat protein, which codes for MKDIMIMNVKKIALGASVVFFTNFAFAQTLQDGINSMDSDKFAAAKTNFTSMIAKEPTAENYFYLGNTFLRQGEPDFAQATENFNKGLAADKKSYLNQIGLATVKLGKGDKSAIAEIQKIVSDSREKDAAVLFRAAEALTLFEKNNSPDLAVQFLNKAIERASRKEVPAYYYYTLGDAYRLKRVPGDAMTAYDNALPLAKNKASVYTRIGTLWMAAQQWQQAKTSIDKAISTDPTYAPAYKALAAYDIKYQENAKATQDLINYTKYADEDPYTQLEIAKLYFTNEDYANSKAILDKIFDKIDDPIKFKLRSYVNYADGQYAEAKQNMDSFVSKAEKSRVQPADQGLMGLIAAGLAKTETDAAKKAALQAESQQKIAIAKAAKDQTLKWDLEMIKINGGGATQSSINAGPTSPEVEVARKEVAANPESSDALYKLANAYQDVKNWDGAILAWQKMSSLLPDWAPAYYSQGYAYQQKGNNETAKVSYEKFIATVKPTEVEANKQTLAYAYFAVAYLEKDKDLAKAKDYVAKSLQLDPSYQDAVKLNAEINK